The following proteins are co-located in the Halarcobacter sp. genome:
- a CDS encoding D-2-hydroxyacid dehydrogenase, which yields MKIVFLDRKTLGKDINLDRFNTLGQVEIYETTLPTQTLTRVKDADIVITNKVVIDKEIMDNSDIKLICIAATGTNNVDLKHATVKGIEVKNVAGYSTSSVAQVTISLVLHFMQKLNSYINYVEKKNWEKSDIYTYIDVPFYELKNKKWGIIGLGSIGTKVAQIAESFDCEVNYYSTSGKNNNTKYNQTSLEELMKESDIVSIHSPLNDTTYNMINKTYLDMMKEDAILINVGRGGIINEADLANKIDSNKSFYCGIDVLEKEPIEKSNPLNKVKNKDRIIITPHIGWGSVESRNRLINLVFDNVKEYIV from the coding sequence ATGAAAATAGTATTTTTAGACAGAAAAACATTAGGTAAAGATATAAATCTTGATAGATTCAATACTTTAGGTCAAGTAGAAATATATGAAACTACTCTACCAACTCAAACACTAACTAGGGTTAAAGATGCAGATATTGTTATTACAAATAAAGTAGTAATTGATAAAGAAATAATGGATAACTCAGATATAAAACTAATATGTATCGCTGCAACAGGAACTAACAATGTAGACCTAAAACACGCTACAGTAAAAGGTATAGAAGTTAAAAATGTTGCTGGGTACTCAACTTCTAGTGTTGCACAAGTAACAATCTCTTTAGTATTGCATTTTATGCAAAAATTAAATTCATATATAAATTATGTAGAAAAAAAGAATTGGGAAAAGTCAGATATCTACACATATATAGATGTACCATTTTACGAATTAAAAAACAAAAAATGGGGAATAATAGGATTGGGAAGCATTGGAACAAAAGTTGCACAAATAGCAGAAAGTTTTGATTGTGAAGTTAATTACTATTCAACTTCAGGAAAGAATAATAATACAAAATACAATCAAACAAGTTTAGAGGAATTAATGAAAGAATCAGATATTGTTAGCATACATTCTCCATTAAATGATACGACATATAATATGATAAATAAAACATATCTTGATATGATGAAAGAAGATGCAATATTGATTAATGTTGGTAGAGGTGGAATTATAAATGAAGCTGACCTTGCAAACAAGATTGATAGTAACAAAAGCTTTTATTGTGGGATTGATGTATTAGAAAAAGAACCGATAGAAAAAAGTAATCCTCTAAATAAAGTTAAAAATAAAGATAGAATTATAATTACACCTCATATAGGATGGGGTTCAGTTGAGTCAAGAAATAGATTAATTAATTTAGTATTTGACAATGTAAAAGAATACATAGTATAA
- the hemJ gene encoding protoporphyrinogen oxidase HemJ has protein sequence MEILDYYLWIVVFHIMAVMSWMAMLFYQPRLYVYHTEHKDKQEFVEVVKIQEYKMYKYIGLPAMWATIVSGILMLYLRPDLLKGDGWMHAKIFFVVLLVAYSFSLEYFRKQLEKGEYTKSGKFFRAYNEVPTFLAILIVGYVVTKTFSLAFTLITIALSAFVIYKVFKQEEKTK, from the coding sequence ATGGAAATACTAGATTATTATTTATGGATTGTTGTTTTTCATATTATGGCAGTAATGTCATGGATGGCAATGTTATTTTATCAACCAAGACTATATGTTTATCATACTGAACATAAAGACAAACAAGAGTTTGTAGAAGTTGTAAAAATTCAAGAATACAAGATGTACAAATATATTGGTTTACCAGCTATGTGGGCAACTATTGTAAGTGGAATATTAATGCTATATTTAAGACCAGATTTACTTAAAGGTGATGGTTGGATGCATGCTAAAATATTTTTTGTAGTATTGTTAGTCGCATATTCATTTTCATTAGAATATTTTAGAAAACAATTAGAAAAAGGTGAATATACAAAAAGTGGAAAATTTTTTAGAGCCTATAACGAGGTACCAACATTTTTAGCAATACTAATAGTAGGTTATGTTGTAACAAAAACATTTTCATTGGCTTTTACTCTGATTACAATTGCTTTATCGGCTTTTGTAATATACAAAGTATTTAAACAAGAAGAGAAAACTAAATAA
- a CDS encoding pseudouridine synthase produces the protein MKKEIKEDETQSQETRLNKFISHNSNYSRREADKLIEEGKVTINNKPVKNLATKVAANDVVRIGKKLIKEDKNKMYTVIMYNKPKGELVTKNDPQGRKVIYDTLDKKYKHFLPIGRLDYASEGLILLTDSVEVANKLMHSNLERIYKLKVNGEIQPKVEEAMIHGLELEDARVGGHEKSKITSMNFEPFIAYQIISNNKNFSKLKVAISEGKNRELRRFFGHFGLEILDLKRFEFGGISLNNLPTGKSRYLTKDEYKDLRLFLNSND, from the coding sequence ATGAAAAAAGAAATAAAAGAAGATGAAACTCAAAGTCAAGAAACAAGACTAAACAAATTTATCTCACACAATAGTAACTATTCTAGAAGAGAAGCTGATAAGTTAATTGAAGAGGGAAAAGTTACAATAAACAATAAACCTGTTAAAAATCTTGCAACAAAAGTAGCTGCGAATGATGTAGTTAGAATTGGTAAGAAACTTATCAAAGAAGATAAAAATAAAATGTATACAGTAATAATGTATAATAAACCTAAAGGGGAACTAGTAACAAAAAATGACCCTCAAGGAAGAAAAGTTATATATGATACTTTAGATAAAAAATATAAACACTTTTTACCAATTGGAAGACTAGACTATGCTAGTGAAGGTCTAATTCTTTTAACAGATTCAGTAGAAGTAGCAAATAAACTTATGCACTCAAACCTAGAAAGAATTTACAAGTTAAAAGTAAATGGAGAGATTCAACCAAAAGTTGAAGAAGCAATGATTCATGGATTAGAGCTAGAAGATGCAAGAGTTGGAGGGCATGAAAAATCTAAAATCACTTCAATGAATTTTGAACCATTTATAGCTTATCAAATAATTTCAAATAATAAAAACTTTTCAAAATTAAAAGTTGCAATTTCTGAGGGTAAGAATAGAGAGCTTAGAAGATTTTTTGGACATTTTGGTTTAGAAATATTAGATTTAAAACGTTTTGAATTTGGTGGTATATCATTAAACAACCTACCAACAGGAAAATCAAGATATTTAACAAAAGATGAGTACAAAGACCTAAGACTTTTTTTAAATAGTAATGACTGA
- a CDS encoding KpsF/GutQ family sugar-phosphate isomerase: protein MDFNKIAKEVLDIEANELKIASDNISSFDIEKAIDLIYDCKGKVIVTGVGKSGLIGAKIAATLASTGTSSFFLHPTEAMHGDLGMIGKDDIVLGISYSGESEELIQLLPHIKRFDIPLIAMAKNAESTLGKYSDIFIDISVTKEACPLDTAPTSSTTLTLAMGDVLAVCLMKKRDFQKEDFASFHPGGSLGKKLFIKVDDLLKKDNLPIVSRETKIKDAIVTMSEGRLGNVLVVDENKHLHSVLSDGDLRRALMSENFSIENSVETISTKNPKTINNKNLLASDALKIVENYKIQLLIITNENNEIIGVLHIHDLIEAGIK from the coding sequence ATGGATTTTAATAAAATAGCAAAAGAGGTTTTAGATATTGAAGCAAATGAACTAAAAATAGCTTCTGATAATATCTCCTCTTTTGATATAGAAAAAGCAATAGATTTAATTTATGATTGTAAAGGGAAAGTGATTGTAACAGGTGTAGGTAAATCTGGACTTATAGGTGCAAAAATTGCTGCAACACTTGCAAGCACAGGTACTTCATCTTTTTTCCTTCATCCAACAGAAGCCATGCATGGCGATTTAGGGATGATAGGAAAGGATGATATAGTTCTTGGTATCTCATATAGTGGTGAAAGTGAAGAGTTAATTCAACTATTACCTCATATAAAAAGATTTGATATCCCATTGATAGCTATGGCAAAAAATGCTGAATCAACTTTAGGTAAATATTCTGATATATTTATAGATATAAGTGTTACAAAAGAAGCCTGTCCATTAGATACTGCCCCAACCTCTTCTACAACTTTAACCTTAGCTATGGGGGATGTATTGGCAGTATGTCTTATGAAAAAAAGAGATTTCCAAAAAGAAGATTTTGCTTCATTTCATCCAGGGGGAAGTTTAGGGAAAAAGCTTTTTATCAAAGTAGATGACCTATTAAAAAAAGATAATCTACCTATTGTTTCACGTGAAACTAAAATTAAAGATGCAATAGTAACAATGAGTGAAGGTAGACTAGGAAATGTTTTAGTTGTTGATGAAAACAAGCATCTACATTCGGTATTAAGTGATGGTGACTTAAGAAGAGCATTGATGAGTGAAAACTTCTCTATAGAAAACAGTGTAGAAACAATCTCAACTAAAAATCCTAAAACTATTAACAACAAAAATCTATTGGCAAGTGATGCTTTAAAGATTGTAGAAAACTATAAAATACAGCTTTTAATTATTACTAATGAAAATAATGAGATAATAGGTGTATTACATATCCATGATTTAATTGAAGCAGGAATAAAATGA
- a CDS encoding replication-associated recombination protein A, which produces MTDLSNILRPKNLKEFIGQKHIIGQNCALYKLIQKKEIPHLFFYGKPGTGKTTLAKIISKEIDTDYYYFNATSIKVEDLRKIFIKYKNSFIKPIVFIDEVHRLSKNQQEVLLPIMENYEAIIIGASTENPFFTLTNAIRSRSFLYEFKAFTKDELELVLKKAEVYIDFNIDTEAREYLILSSSGDARAMLNLLNFVIKIDSNITIELLKELRSNPIGDGVSSKDSHYDLASAMIKSIRGSDVDAALYYLARLIDGGENVEFITRRLVIHASEDIGNANPNALNIAVNTMIACSKIGYPESRIILAQCIIYLTSCPKSNSSYMGIAKALNEVQNGKILEIPKHLRDQHIGYKYPHDYGGWVEQEYLKEDLKLYESNNVGYEKTLNDWLKKIKGESH; this is translated from the coding sequence ATGACTGACTTATCAAATATATTAAGACCTAAAAACCTAAAAGAATTTATTGGACAAAAACATATTATTGGGCAAAACTGTGCCTTATATAAATTGATTCAAAAAAAAGAGATTCCACATCTCTTTTTTTATGGAAAGCCAGGAACAGGAAAAACAACACTAGCAAAAATCATTTCAAAAGAGATAGATACAGATTACTACTACTTTAATGCAACATCTATTAAAGTTGAAGATTTAAGAAAAATATTTATTAAATATAAAAACTCATTTATAAAACCAATAGTATTTATTGATGAAGTTCATAGATTATCAAAAAATCAACAAGAAGTTTTATTACCAATAATGGAAAACTATGAAGCAATAATCATAGGTGCAAGTACAGAGAATCCATTTTTCACACTTACAAATGCAATTAGGTCAAGATCATTCCTTTATGAATTTAAAGCTTTTACAAAAGATGAATTAGAACTAGTATTAAAAAAAGCAGAAGTTTATATAGATTTTAACATTGATACAGAGGCTAGAGAGTATCTAATTCTTTCAAGTAGTGGTGATGCTAGGGCTATGTTAAATCTACTTAATTTTGTTATTAAAATTGATTCTAATATAACAATTGAGTTATTAAAAGAGTTAAGAAGTAATCCAATAGGCGATGGAGTTAGTTCTAAAGATAGCCATTACGACTTAGCTAGTGCCATGATTAAATCAATCAGAGGTTCAGATGTTGACGCAGCTTTATACTATCTTGCGAGGCTAATAGATGGGGGAGAGAATGTAGAGTTTATAACTAGAAGATTAGTAATACATGCCAGCGAAGATATAGGAAATGCAAATCCAAATGCCTTAAATATTGCAGTAAATACAATGATAGCGTGTTCAAAAATAGGCTATCCAGAGAGTCGTATTATATTAGCTCAATGTATTATCTATTTAACTTCATGTCCAAAATCAAACTCATCTTACATGGGGATTGCTAAAGCACTTAATGAAGTACAAAATGGTAAAATCTTAGAGATACCTAAACATCTAAGAGATCAACATATAGGATATAAATATCCACACGATTATGGTGGTTGGGTAGAGCAAGAGTATTTAAAAGAAGATTTAAAGTTATATGAATCAAATAATGTAGGCTATGAAAAAACTTTAAATGATTGGCTAAAAAAAATAAAAGGTGAATCTCACTAA
- a CDS encoding TRAP transporter substrate-binding protein DctP: MGQLLKIVLLFSLLFSFSYAKKVYRLKMAASWGPTLSPLIDTTKHMAKLAEELSNGELKIRVDAANKHKAPLSVSDMVKSGQYDLGHTASYYWKGVDPAVMPFTSLPFTFTAPELYSWFYYGGGLELMKKVYSKHHMLSFPGGNTGMQMGGWFRKEIKSLEDLKGLKMRIPGFAGEVLAKLGVLVVNIPGGELYTSLERNTIDALEWVGPSMDIKMGFHRVAPYYYTAWHEPASEIQFLVNERTFNKLPEHLQKVLVTSFRLAAYDMYIQNYDMNATAWQEMTKEYPNIQVKTFPKDVMDALKKANQQLRDEMAAKNSELKEIFESQDAYMKKVRPWTEMSDYLYLKDNI, translated from the coding sequence ATGGGACAACTATTAAAAATTGTATTACTTTTTTCTCTACTTTTTAGTTTCTCTTATGCCAAAAAGGTTTATAGATTAAAGATGGCTGCTTCTTGGGGGCCAACACTTTCACCTTTAATTGACACAACTAAACATATGGCTAAGTTAGCAGAAGAGTTATCAAATGGAGAATTAAAAATTAGAGTTGATGCTGCAAATAAGCATAAAGCACCTTTATCTGTGTCAGATATGGTTAAATCAGGTCAATATGATTTAGGACATACGGCTTCTTATTATTGGAAAGGTGTAGATCCTGCTGTTATGCCTTTTACTTCTTTACCATTTACTTTTACTGCACCTGAACTTTATAGTTGGTTTTATTACGGTGGTGGTTTGGAACTTATGAAAAAGGTTTACTCAAAACACCATATGCTTTCTTTCCCTGGTGGAAATACTGGTATGCAAATGGGTGGATGGTTTAGAAAAGAGATTAAATCACTTGAAGATTTAAAAGGTTTAAAAATGAGAATTCCAGGTTTTGCAGGAGAAGTTTTAGCTAAGCTTGGTGTTTTAGTTGTAAATATCCCAGGAGGAGAACTTTATACTTCTTTAGAGAGAAATACAATTGATGCTTTAGAGTGGGTTGGACCATCTATGGATATTAAGATGGGATTTCATAGAGTTGCACCATACTATTATACTGCTTGGCATGAACCAGCTTCAGAGATTCAATTTCTTGTAAATGAAAGAACTTTTAATAAGCTTCCAGAACATTTGCAAAAAGTTTTAGTTACTTCTTTTAGATTAGCTGCATATGATATGTATATTCAAAATTATGATATGAATGCAACTGCATGGCAAGAGATGACAAAAGAGTATCCAAATATACAAGTTAAAACTTTTCCAAAAGATGTAATGGATGCTTTAAAGAAGGCTAATCAACAGTTAAGAGATGAAATGGCAGCAAAAAATTCTGAATTAAAAGAGATTTTTGAAAGTCAAGATGCTTATATGAAAAAAGTTAGACCTTGGACTGAAATGTCAGATTATCTTTATTTAAAAGATAATATCTAA
- a CDS encoding FAD-dependent oxidoreductase, whose product MIDVLIIGSGGAGLSAALEAKKKNSNVLVVSKTYPTHSQTCQAQGGINAVIETTKDDSVENYINDTYKASHNLANKNNIKYLCNESKNTIDWLSSIGVPFSKDLKNNIAQRKFGGTKAKRTCYSSDYTGLKILHTLYDQCIKEEIKFLNEYFLLKLVVEENCAKAALFLNMVSGEIVEIEAKTIILATGGYAGIYHQSTTNSYSSTGDGIAAALNAGALLSNMEFVQFHPTSLESKNILVSESARGEGGYLVDKDGNRFIDELKPRDEVARAIFKKTHKHEKVYLDLRHLGKEKIEEVMPQERRLILDFMKLKMEEDLIPINPSAHYTMGGILTDSETKTSIKNLYACGECAQSGIHGANRLGGNSLLEIVTLGRLSGKVAAKRAKELEYNYQSNKKNQDKEIKRLEEILKRENKKDLYKTKKELGKLLFNNLGLFREEKRIKKVLDYLEHIKNEMTQIGIEDKNKVYNRNLIDYLEYENMYLLSKTIAKGAYERKESRGAHYRTDFEIENNTYEKISICKLENNNLEFYFEDLK is encoded by the coding sequence ATGATTGATGTATTAATAATTGGCTCAGGAGGAGCAGGATTAAGTGCTGCTTTAGAAGCAAAAAAAAAGAATTCAAATGTATTAGTAGTATCTAAAACCTACCCTACTCACTCACAAACTTGCCAAGCACAAGGTGGAATAAATGCTGTGATTGAAACTACAAAAGATGATTCTGTAGAAAATTACATAAATGATACTTACAAGGCTTCACATAATCTAGCAAATAAAAACAATATTAAATATCTATGCAATGAGTCAAAAAATACAATAGATTGGTTATCTTCAATTGGTGTACCTTTTAGCAAAGATTTAAAAAACAATATTGCACAAAGAAAATTTGGTGGAACAAAAGCAAAAAGAACTTGCTATAGTTCAGATTACACAGGATTGAAAATTTTACATACTTTATATGACCAATGCATAAAAGAGGAGATAAAGTTTTTAAACGAATACTTCTTACTTAAATTAGTAGTTGAAGAGAACTGTGCAAAGGCTGCATTGTTTTTGAATATGGTTTCAGGCGAAATTGTAGAGATTGAAGCAAAAACAATTATATTAGCAACTGGAGGATATGCTGGAATATATCATCAGTCAACAACAAATTCATATTCTTCAACAGGAGATGGCATAGCTGCAGCATTAAATGCAGGAGCACTTTTATCAAACATGGAATTTGTACAATTTCACCCTACTTCACTTGAAAGTAAAAATATTTTAGTGAGTGAAAGTGCAAGGGGCGAAGGTGGATATCTAGTTGACAAAGATGGAAATAGATTTATAGATGAATTAAAACCTAGAGATGAAGTTGCTAGAGCAATATTTAAAAAAACACACAAACACGAAAAAGTATACTTAGACTTACGACATCTTGGCAAAGAAAAAATAGAAGAAGTTATGCCACAAGAAAGAAGACTTATATTAGATTTTATGAAATTAAAAATGGAAGAAGATCTAATACCAATCAATCCATCAGCTCATTACACTATGGGTGGGATTTTAACTGACAGTGAGACAAAAACTTCTATAAAAAATCTTTATGCTTGTGGTGAATGTGCTCAAAGCGGCATACATGGCGCAAATAGATTAGGTGGTAACTCTTTACTAGAAATTGTAACATTAGGGAGATTATCAGGAAAAGTTGCAGCTAAAAGAGCTAAAGAACTAGAGTATAACTATCAATCAAATAAAAAAAATCAAGATAAAGAAATAAAAAGATTAGAAGAGATATTAAAACGAGAAAATAAAAAAGATTTATACAAAACTAAAAAAGAGTTAGGAAAACTACTTTTTAACAATCTAGGTTTATTTAGAGAAGAAAAAAGAATCAAAAAAGTATTAGATTATCTTGAACATATAAAAAATGAAATGACTCAAATAGGTATAGAAGATAAAAATAAAGTTTATAACAGAAACTTAATAGATTATTTAGAATATGAAAATATGTATCTGTTGAGTAAAACAATAGCAAAAGGTGCCTATGAAAGAAAAGAGAGCAGAGGTGCGCATTATAGAACTGATTTTGAAATTGAAAACAATACTTATGAAAAAATATCAATATGTAAATTAGAAAATAACAATTTGGAATTCTATTTTGAGGATTTAAAATGA
- a CDS encoding 2Fe-2S iron-sulfur cluster-binding protein: protein MKIKIQRKKASNKENYFEEFDVKHEETILNSLIEVKTKHDNSLAFRCGCKTGICGSCAIRVNGIEKLACKTHLNENDIIEPIKNTQVIKDLVVNLDYEGRVLKNSNSFLNQLSDVEITAEDEKLIDRQSNCILCQSCFSSCPVFEVNEKFLGPYALTRSLRYVEDKKEANPSPTLEKIQNNGIWDCTLCGNCTIVCPQFIDPKTDIMNLRMKSVQNGYEDKSINSFNGGFDTGFDNFGGFNPNSF from the coding sequence ATGAAAATTAAAATTCAAAGAAAAAAAGCATCAAATAAAGAAAACTACTTTGAAGAATTTGATGTAAAACATGAAGAAACGATTTTAAATTCTTTAATTGAAGTAAAAACAAAACATGATAACTCTTTAGCTTTTAGATGTGGTTGTAAAACTGGAATTTGTGGAAGCTGTGCCATAAGAGTAAACGGTATTGAAAAATTAGCTTGTAAAACTCACTTAAATGAAAATGATATTATTGAACCTATAAAAAATACTCAAGTGATTAAAGATTTAGTTGTAAATCTAGATTATGAAGGAAGAGTACTAAAGAACAGTAACTCATTTTTAAATCAATTAAGTGATGTAGAAATCACCGCAGAAGATGAAAAGCTTATTGATAGACAAAGTAATTGTATTTTATGCCAAAGTTGCTTTAGCTCATGTCCTGTATTTGAAGTAAATGAAAAATTCTTAGGACCTTATGCCCTTACAAGATCGTTAAGGTATGTAGAAGACAAAAAAGAAGCTAACCCTAGCCCTACTCTTGAAAAAATACAAAATAATGGAATATGGGATTGTACCCTATGTGGTAACTGTACAATTGTATGTCCACAATTTATAGACCCAAAGACAGATATAATGAACCTAAGAATGAAATCTGTACAAAATGGATATGAAGATAAATCAATAAACTCATTTAATGGTGGATTTGATACAGGATTTGATAACTTTGGAGGTTTTAATCCTAATAGTTTCTAA
- a CDS encoding PhoH family protein, with translation MIFEKVYVLDTNILLEDASNIFKISDDNKNLIVLPETVLDEIDTKKSGFDEINFQAREFARILENSEILISEKVGSYKIIRLEVYGTKGAIIDVISKEEYTINIKNVAPNIINDRKILEIASFCDEYYKNSETTFLSLDIMARTRAVSLDIKTDSLIGSNKDEFNYEFIKTIEVAFEDTEFLQDALIKDFDEDYSPYNFSYCFKVKSSDQIILAAIKNERIILLNEGEVRDQVITPLNKEQLFFSNAILSHFYNVLIVEAKAGSGKTLLALSGALKLVRQKHYQKIIYIRNSVESLDKGEDVGYLPGLEEKFKIYNHPLMDSLDYIIRSEYKKKRANKKNIENIPELDDQEVNQRVEQMIQNYGIETMWVGEMRGRTISNSFVIIDEAQNMSNKTMQMVLSRIDSTCKVVVLGSNKQIDNFYVNKHTNSLTTLLKSTKKNSELVNIFAIKLQKVLRGPITEWAEQIFSSKNK, from the coding sequence ATGATTTTTGAAAAAGTATATGTATTAGATACAAATATATTATTAGAAGATGCTTCAAATATATTTAAAATTAGTGATGACAATAAAAACTTAATAGTATTACCAGAAACAGTTTTAGATGAGATAGACACAAAAAAAAGTGGTTTTGATGAGATAAATTTCCAAGCAAGAGAGTTTGCTAGAATTTTAGAAAATTCTGAAATATTAATTTCAGAAAAAGTTGGCTCATATAAGATTATTAGATTAGAAGTATATGGAACTAAAGGTGCTATAATCGATGTAATATCAAAAGAAGAATATACAATAAACATTAAAAATGTAGCTCCTAATATAATAAATGATAGAAAAATTCTAGAAATAGCTTCATTTTGTGATGAATACTATAAAAATAGTGAAACAACTTTTCTTTCGCTAGATATTATGGCAAGAACTAGAGCTGTAAGTTTAGATATAAAAACAGATTCTCTTATAGGTTCAAATAAAGATGAATTCAATTATGAGTTTATTAAAACAATTGAAGTGGCTTTTGAAGATACAGAATTTTTGCAAGATGCACTTATTAAAGATTTTGATGAAGACTATTCACCTTATAATTTCTCTTATTGTTTCAAAGTTAAAAGTTCAGATCAAATAATACTAGCTGCAATAAAAAATGAAAGAATAATTTTATTAAATGAAGGAGAAGTTAGAGACCAAGTAATAACACCTTTAAATAAAGAGCAACTATTTTTTTCAAATGCAATTTTATCTCATTTTTATAATGTTTTAATAGTTGAAGCAAAAGCTGGATCAGGTAAAACACTATTAGCTTTAAGTGGAGCATTAAAACTTGTAAGACAAAAACATTACCAAAAAATAATATATATTAGAAACTCGGTAGAGTCGTTGGATAAAGGTGAAGATGTAGGGTATTTGCCAGGATTAGAAGAAAAGTTTAAAATATATAATCATCCATTAATGGACAGTTTAGACTATATTATAAGAAGTGAATATAAGAAAAAAAGAGCTAATAAAAAAAATATTGAAAATATTCCAGAACTTGATGACCAAGAAGTTAATCAAAGAGTAGAACAAATGATACAAAACTACGGAATAGAAACAATGTGGGTTGGAGAGATGAGAGGAAGAACCATTTCTAACTCTTTTGTTATAATAGATGAGGCTCAAAATATGTCTAATAAAACAATGCAAATGGTACTTTCAAGAATAGATAGTACCTGTAAAGTTGTAGTATTAGGAAGTAATAAACAAATTGATAACTTCTACGTAAATAAACACACCAACTCATTAACTACACTTTTAAAATCTACAAAGAAAAATAGTGAATTAGTAAATATCTTTGCTATAAAACTACAAAAAGTTTTAAGAGGTCCAATTACAGAATGGGCTGAACAAATATTCTCAAGTAAAAACAAATAA